The proteins below come from a single Malus sylvestris chromosome 3, drMalSylv7.2, whole genome shotgun sequence genomic window:
- the LOC126614355 gene encoding sodium/calcium exchanger NCL-like — protein MSKPSDVSFLLLLLVLCGQAHGGRLLLSDFNQSTSSDLISDGVHHHHRSHTFAPYLTLKNALSAEDSTCEQTYGFLPCTTTVIGNLFLILVYGYLMYLAATYLSNGSEMLLEILGPGIIGGLFLPILGALPDAMLILVSGLSGTKETAQSQVSVGMGLLAGSTVMLLTVIWGSCVIVGKCDIEGSVAIDNKDTKGLSLTGSGVSTDIWTSYAATIMIVSVIPFLIVQLPQLLNSTSGRHLAVLISLIVSVALLLSYCLYQVFQPWIQRRKIAYAKHKHVISGLLQHLKKRALGKLLNDEGEPDADIIGKLFCTIDGDNDGFLSASELRALIVGIRFDEIQLDNNEAVEKVMSDFDTSHDSRISKPEFFIGISKWLNEAKRQGDINTDPSNRTMKILTDFHKRTKEEHALLRADDQSDEVVEGVENVKWTSIKAGLMLLVGTLIAAAFADPLVDAVDNFSDATSIPTFFISFIALPLATNSSEAVSAIIFASRKKIRTASLTFSELYGAVTMNNLLCLAVFLALVYARGLTWDFSSEVLVILIVCVVMGLLGSLRTVFPLWTCSIAYLLYPFSLALVYVLDYVFGWS, from the exons ATGTCTAAACCCTCTGACGTgtccttcctcctcctccttctggtCCTCTGCGGCCAGGCCCACGGAGGCCGCTTGCTCCTCTCCGACTTCAACCAATCAACGTCATCCGATCTGATCTCCGATGGagtccaccaccaccaccggtCCCACACCTTCGCGCCCTACCTTACTCTCAAGAACGCCCTCTCGGCGGAGGACTCCACCTGCGAGCAGACCTACGGGTTCCTGCCCTGCACCACCACCGTGATCGGCAACCTCTTCTTGATTCTGGTGTATGGTTACCTGATGTACTTGGCCGCCACGTACCTCTCCAACGGCAGCGAGATGTTGCTCGAGATTCTTGGCCCCGGTATCATCGGAGGCTTGTTCCTCCCCATCCTCGGCGCCCTTCCCGACGCCATGCTCATTCTCG TATCCGGACTTTCTGGAACTAAAGAAACTGCTCAAAGTCAGGTCTCTGTTGGAATGGGCTTGTTAGCTGGTTCTACTGTAATGCTTCTTACGGTAATATGGGGTTCCTGTGTTATTGTCGGAAAGTGTGATATTGAGGGATCGGTTGCCATAGATAACAAAGATACAAAAGGGTTGAGTTTAACTG GTTCTGGTGTCAGTACTGATATCTGGACAAGCTATGCTGCAACGATTATGATTGTATCTGTCATCCCATTTCTTATTGTGCAATTACCGCAGCTCCTCAATTCCACCTCGGGTAGACACCTAGCAGTTTTGATCTCACTCATTGTCTCGGTAGCACTATTGCTTTCTTATTGCCTTTATCAG GTGTTTCAGCCTTGGATCCAGAGGAGAAAAATTGCTTATGCAAAGCACAAGCATGTAATATCAGGACTCTTACAACATCTGAAGAAGCGTGCATTGGGAAAGCTTCTTAATGATGAGGGTGAACCTGATGCAGACATTATCGGGAA ATTGTTTTGTACAATTGACGGGGATAATGATGGGTTTCTTTCAGCTTCTGAATTAAGAGCACTGATTGTAGGAATCCGGTTTGATGAAATACAGTTGGATAACAATGAAGCTGTAGAGAAAGTGATGAGTGATTTTGACACTTCTCATGATTCCCGTATCAGTAAGCCTGAGTTCTTCATTGGCATCTCAAAATGGCTCAATGAGGCAAAGCGTCAAGGAGATATCAATACTGACCCCAGTAATCGTACAATGAAGATTTTAACAGACTTTCACAAG CGGACAAAAGAAGAGCACGCTCTTTTGAGGGCGGATGACCAAAGTGATGAGGTTGTTGAGGGTGTTGAGAATGTGAAGTGGACCTCTATCAAAGCAGGATTAATGTTGTTGGTAGGAACTCTTATTGCAGCTGCATTTGCAGATCCCTTGGTAGATGCTGTTGATAATTTCTCCGATGCCACAAGCATTCCAACTTTCTTCATCTCATTCATTGCTCTACCTCTGGCTACTAATTCTAGTGAGGCTGTATCAGCGATTATCTTTGCCAGCCGCAAAAAAATAAGGACTGCCTCGTTAACATTTTCTGAG TTATATGGTGCAGTAACCATGAATAACCTCCTCTGCCTAGCGGTATTTTTGGCCCTGGTTTACGCCAGAGGATTAACGTGGGATTTCTCATCGGAAGTCCTGGTGATTCTCATCGTTTGCGTTGTGATGGGTCTTCTAGGCAGTCTCCGCACCGTCTTCCCTCTTTGGACGTGTTCAATTGCTTACCTACTCTATCCATTCTCCCTGGCGCTGGTTTATGTCCTGGACTATGTTTTTGGCTGGTCATAG